The Streptomyces sp. CC0208 genome window below encodes:
- a CDS encoding DUF4389 domain-containing protein: MPTPIAFHDRPVQVNARIESPLSRWLWLVKWILAIPHYVVLFFLWIAFTVVTVIAFFAILFTERYPRALFDFNLGVLRWSWRVSYYSYDALGTDRYPPFSLGEEPDYPARLDIAYPEKLSRGLVLVKWWLLAIPHYMVIGFFLGGAHLGWWSGGLIALLTVIAAVILAFTEKYPKDLFDLIIGLNRWVLRVTAYSALMTDKYPPFRLDQGGSETTAPEERT, translated from the coding sequence ATGCCGACTCCAATTGCATTCCACGACCGCCCGGTCCAGGTGAACGCTCGTATCGAGTCGCCACTGTCCCGATGGTTGTGGCTCGTGAAGTGGATCCTCGCCATTCCGCACTACGTGGTGCTGTTCTTCCTCTGGATCGCTTTCACCGTGGTGACCGTGATCGCGTTCTTCGCCATCCTGTTCACCGAGCGCTATCCCCGTGCCCTGTTCGACTTCAACCTAGGAGTATTGCGCTGGAGTTGGAGGGTCTCGTACTACTCATACGATGCCCTGGGCACCGACCGGTATCCCCCGTTCAGCCTGGGCGAGGAACCGGACTACCCGGCGCGGCTGGACATCGCCTACCCGGAGAAGCTCTCGCGCGGCCTGGTGCTGGTGAAGTGGTGGCTCCTGGCCATCCCGCACTACATGGTCATCGGCTTCTTCCTCGGCGGCGCCCACCTCGGCTGGTGGTCCGGTGGCCTGATCGCCCTGCTGACGGTCATCGCGGCCGTGATCCTGGCCTTCACCGAGAAGTATCCGAAGGATCTGTTCGACCTGATCATCGGCCTCAACCGCTGGGTCCTCCGCGTCACCGCCTACTCCGCTCTCATGACGGACAAGTACCCACCATTCCGCCTGGACCAAGGCGGCTCGGAGACGACCGCTCCGGAAGAGCGGACGTGA
- a CDS encoding GAF domain-containing sensor histidine kinase encodes MASPEEPQAARIRLPHLQLDELLEELQARLDAARGTRDRVHSLLEAVLSVGRELDLEQALYSIVEAAAALVDAEYAALGVIDPDGRRLSAFHTIGVTEEQITRIGSFPEGHGILGELISHPEPLRLTKISEHPASYGFPPNHPPMNTFLGVPIRVRDQIFGNLYLTEKRGGAQFDQEDESVLSTLAVAAGVAIDNARLYEQSRLRERWLRANAEITHSLMSGGGRTEVLGQIAERAAEITGSALSAVALPMEDTGSLAVEIAVGMDAKAHQGLVLPLDRTLMGLAFSSAAPAVSADVSHDNRISPEPPRFQGLGPAVAVPIGTSEEGVRGVLLLARSSGRPEFSPTETETLQAFAAQAAVAMELAERRQDAEEVAVLKDRDRIARDLHDLAIQRLFATGMTLQSAGRFIEHPEASERVVRAVDDLDETIKIIRSTIFGLRSREGTDGTGLRARVVRIAGEAAPVLGFAPSVRLEGLVDTDVPREIAEHVVAVLSEALTNIARHAQAGRADVVLTADSRQVRLTVTDNGTGISPDGRRSGLLNMAERAEQLGGKMELSSPADGGTRLVWWVPKPNVS; translated from the coding sequence GTGGCAAGCCCCGAAGAGCCTCAGGCGGCCCGCATACGACTGCCGCATCTGCAGCTGGACGAACTGCTTGAGGAACTGCAGGCGCGGCTGGACGCCGCCCGTGGCACCCGGGACCGGGTGCACAGCCTGTTGGAAGCGGTGCTTTCGGTCGGCCGGGAGCTGGATCTGGAACAGGCGCTGTACAGCATCGTCGAAGCCGCGGCGGCGCTGGTCGACGCCGAGTACGCGGCGCTCGGCGTGATCGATCCGGACGGCCGGCGACTGTCCGCCTTCCACACGATCGGGGTCACCGAGGAACAGATCACCCGGATCGGCTCCTTCCCTGAGGGCCACGGCATCCTCGGCGAGCTGATCAGCCATCCCGAGCCGCTGCGGCTGACGAAGATCTCCGAGCACCCGGCCTCGTACGGCTTCCCGCCCAACCACCCGCCGATGAACACCTTCCTCGGCGTCCCCATCCGGGTGCGCGACCAGATCTTCGGCAACCTGTACCTCACCGAGAAACGCGGAGGGGCGCAGTTCGACCAGGAGGACGAATCGGTCCTGTCGACCCTGGCCGTCGCCGCGGGCGTCGCCATCGACAACGCCCGCCTCTACGAGCAGTCCCGGCTGCGGGAACGCTGGCTGCGGGCGAACGCCGAGATCACGCACAGCCTGATGTCCGGCGGAGGGCGCACCGAGGTGCTCGGCCAGATCGCCGAGCGGGCCGCCGAGATCACTGGATCGGCACTGTCCGCGGTCGCGCTGCCCATGGAGGACACCGGATCACTCGCCGTGGAGATCGCCGTCGGGATGGACGCCAAGGCGCACCAGGGGCTCGTGCTGCCCCTGGACAGGACCTTGATGGGGCTGGCCTTCTCGAGCGCCGCCCCGGCGGTCAGCGCGGACGTCTCCCACGACAATCGGATCTCTCCGGAGCCCCCTCGCTTCCAGGGCCTCGGCCCCGCCGTGGCCGTGCCCATCGGCACGAGCGAAGAAGGAGTCCGAGGCGTGCTCCTGCTGGCGCGCAGTTCCGGCAGACCGGAGTTCTCCCCGACAGAGACCGAAACCCTGCAGGCCTTCGCCGCACAGGCCGCCGTCGCGATGGAACTCGCGGAACGACGTCAGGACGCGGAGGAGGTCGCGGTACTCAAGGACCGCGACCGGATCGCCCGGGACCTGCACGACCTTGCCATCCAGAGGCTGTTCGCCACAGGCATGACCCTGCAGAGCGCGGGCCGCTTCATCGAACACCCCGAGGCATCCGAGCGCGTGGTGCGAGCGGTGGACGACCTCGACGAGACCATCAAGATCATCAGATCGACGATCTTCGGCCTGCGCTCACGTGAGGGCACCGACGGGACCGGACTGCGGGCGCGCGTGGTGCGGATCGCGGGCGAGGCGGCGCCAGTCCTGGGCTTCGCGCCCAGCGTGCGACTGGAGGGGCTGGTCGACACCGACGTACCGCGGGAGATCGCCGAGCACGTGGTGGCCGTGCTCTCCGAGGCACTGACCAACATCGCCCGGCACGCCCAAGCCGGGCGCGCCGACGTCGTCCTCACGGCCGACTCCCGCCAGGTCCGCCTCACGGTCACGGACAACGGCACCGGTATCTCTCCCGACGGGCGCCGCAGTGGGCTGCTCAATATGGCGGAACGTGCCGAACAGCTGGGCGGGAAGATGGAGTTGAGCAGTCCAGCCGACGGCGGTACCAGGTTGGTGTGGTGGGTGCCGAAGCCGAACGTGTCGTAG
- a CDS encoding pyridoxamine 5'-phosphate oxidase family protein, producing the protein MPERTRTDAATTAERPSGDLGRRLAARRLHLGLARRETAVRAGVAPSYLKYLEEHPGASPNRGTLLTLAAALETTVSELTGGAADLPTGLGEAARSPEFTELSTDECRSLLGTHGVGRIAVSTPSAPVVVPVNYSVVDGAIVFRTASGATPSLASGHQVAFEVDRIDDAFSSGWSVLACGPAHTVTDPDETRRLDERAYTAPWAGGHRDLWMRIEPRTITGRRITV; encoded by the coding sequence ATGCCCGAACGGACACGGACCGACGCCGCCACGACAGCGGAACGGCCGTCGGGCGACCTGGGGCGTCGGCTCGCTGCCCGGCGCCTACACCTTGGCCTGGCCCGACGGGAGACAGCCGTCCGGGCGGGCGTGGCGCCCAGCTACCTCAAGTACCTGGAGGAGCATCCCGGCGCGTCTCCGAACAGGGGCACGCTCCTGACTCTGGCCGCCGCCCTGGAGACCACGGTGTCGGAGCTCACCGGCGGAGCTGCTGATCTTCCGACGGGGCTCGGAGAAGCCGCTCGCAGCCCCGAGTTCACGGAGCTGAGCACGGACGAGTGCAGGTCCCTGCTCGGCACGCACGGCGTGGGGCGAATCGCGGTGTCGACGCCTTCGGCGCCGGTCGTCGTGCCGGTCAACTACAGCGTCGTCGACGGCGCGATCGTCTTCCGGACGGCCTCGGGTGCGACGCCTTCGCTGGCGTCCGGCCACCAGGTTGCCTTTGAGGTCGATCGCATCGACGACGCCTTCAGCAGTGGCTGGAGCGTGCTCGCGTGCGGGCCCGCGCATACCGTCACGGATCCTGACGAGACACGTCGGCTCGACGAACGGGCGTACACCGCTCCTTGGGCGGGCGGCCACCGTGACCTCTGGATGCGGATCGAGCCGCGCACGATCACCGGGCGCCGGATCACTGTCTGA
- the ppdK gene encoding pyruvate, phosphate dikinase, translating into MVHYVYDFREGRRDMAELLGGKGANLAEMTRLGLPVPPGFTVTTDACRAFLATGAEPEGMSAEISRHLTALEDSAGRRLGQRGDPLLVSVRSGARFSMPGMMETVLDIGLNDDSVLGLAKTSGSDRFAWDSYRRLVQMFGSTVMGVDAAAFDEAMALLKEAREAPDDLHLDAYDLAGLVETYKRLILDETGHVFPQSPAEQLRLAILAVFRSWNGERARLYRRREHIPDDLGTAVTVQRMVYGNLGADSGSGVAFTRDPATGRPGLYGDYLANAQGEDVVAGIRNTVPLTDLERLDPDSHRRLRDHMERLERHYRDLCDIEFTIERGTLWMLQTRVGKRTAEAAFAIAAELVEEGQITPQEALARVSGDALARLMFPRFDTDATGEALAHGLPASPGAAVGAAVFDSAEAVRRAATGEKVVLVRQETTPDDLPGMVAAEAVLTSRGGKTSHAAVVARGMGKVCVCGAEELTVDTAARRCTTRAGVVVEEGTVISVDGSAGTVYAGAVPLVASEAMRYLETGEQSDGVVAAVAGALERADSVRRLEVRANADTPEDARRARRFGAQGIGLCRTEHMFLGERRKLVEDMILARDDAEREQALAALLPLQRQDFVGILEAMDGLPVTVRLLDPPLHEFLPDRTALTVRIATAEARGRQPETHEVELLDAVNRMHEENPMLGLRGVRLGLVVPGLVAMQVRAVAEAVVTRTRAGGAPRAEIMVPLVGAVEELRIERAEVERVLAEVSEESGVPVRCPVGTMIELPRAALTAGRIAEEAEFFSFGTNDLTQTTWGFSRDDVEAAFFSAYLDKGVFPASPFETIDRDGVGRLVRIAVDEGRATRPDLKIGVCGEHGGDPESVHFFHATGLDYVSCSPFRVPVARLEAGRAALPASEASDSR; encoded by the coding sequence ATGGTCCATTACGTGTACGACTTCCGTGAGGGCCGCAGGGACATGGCGGAACTGCTGGGCGGCAAGGGCGCCAACCTGGCCGAGATGACCCGCCTGGGACTGCCGGTCCCGCCGGGCTTCACCGTGACCACCGACGCCTGCCGGGCCTTCCTCGCGACCGGTGCCGAGCCGGAGGGCATGTCGGCCGAAATCTCCCGGCACCTGACCGCGCTGGAGGACTCCGCGGGGCGCCGCCTGGGCCAGCGGGGTGATCCGCTGCTGGTGTCGGTCCGGTCCGGGGCGCGGTTCTCCATGCCCGGCATGATGGAGACCGTCCTGGACATCGGCCTGAACGACGATTCCGTCCTGGGCCTCGCCAAGACGTCCGGCAGTGATCGCTTCGCCTGGGACTCCTACCGCAGGCTCGTTCAAATGTTCGGCAGTACGGTCATGGGCGTCGACGCAGCCGCGTTCGACGAGGCCATGGCCCTGCTCAAGGAGGCTCGCGAGGCCCCCGACGACCTGCATCTGGACGCCTACGACCTGGCCGGCCTGGTGGAGACGTACAAGCGGCTGATCCTCGACGAGACGGGCCATGTGTTCCCCCAGTCACCCGCCGAACAACTGCGGCTCGCGATCCTCGCGGTGTTCCGGTCCTGGAACGGCGAGCGCGCCCGCCTCTACCGTCGGCGAGAGCACATCCCCGACGACCTGGGAACGGCGGTCACCGTGCAGCGCATGGTGTACGGCAACCTCGGCGCCGACTCCGGCAGCGGCGTCGCCTTCACCCGCGACCCGGCCACCGGGCGGCCCGGCCTGTACGGCGACTACCTGGCCAACGCCCAGGGCGAGGACGTCGTCGCCGGTATCCGCAACACCGTGCCGCTGACGGACCTGGAGCGGCTGGACCCGGACTCCCACCGGCGGCTGCGCGACCACATGGAGCGCCTGGAACGGCACTACCGCGACCTGTGCGACATCGAGTTCACCATCGAACGCGGCACGCTGTGGATGCTGCAGACCCGGGTCGGCAAGCGCACCGCCGAAGCCGCGTTCGCCATAGCCGCCGAACTGGTGGAGGAAGGCCAGATCACTCCGCAGGAGGCGCTGGCCCGGGTGAGCGGGGACGCCCTGGCCCGGCTGATGTTCCCCCGCTTCGACACCGACGCCACCGGCGAGGCACTCGCCCACGGCCTCCCTGCCTCCCCGGGTGCGGCGGTCGGCGCGGCGGTGTTCGACTCCGCCGAGGCCGTACGGCGGGCCGCCACCGGCGAGAAAGTGGTGCTCGTCCGCCAGGAGACCACCCCCGACGACCTCCCCGGCATGGTCGCCGCCGAAGCCGTGCTGACCAGCCGGGGCGGAAAGACGAGCCACGCGGCCGTCGTGGCCCGCGGTATGGGCAAGGTCTGTGTGTGCGGGGCCGAGGAACTCACCGTGGACACCGCGGCCCGGCGCTGCACCACCCGCGCCGGAGTCGTCGTCGAGGAAGGCACGGTCATCTCCGTGGACGGCTCCGCCGGAACGGTGTACGCGGGCGCGGTTCCGCTGGTCGCCTCCGAGGCGATGCGGTACCTGGAGACCGGCGAGCAGTCCGACGGCGTCGTGGCGGCGGTGGCAGGCGCCCTCGAACGGGCCGACTCCGTACGGCGGTTGGAGGTGCGGGCCAATGCCGACACCCCCGAGGACGCGCGGCGCGCCCGCCGGTTCGGAGCGCAGGGCATCGGGCTGTGCCGCACCGAGCACATGTTCCTCGGCGAGCGCCGCAAGCTGGTCGAGGACATGATCCTGGCCCGGGACGACGCCGAGCGCGAGCAGGCGCTGGCGGCTCTTCTGCCGCTGCAGCGACAGGACTTCGTCGGCATCCTGGAGGCGATGGACGGCCTGCCCGTCACCGTCCGGCTGCTGGACCCGCCGCTGCACGAGTTCCTGCCCGACCGCACCGCCCTCACCGTACGCATCGCCACCGCGGAGGCCCGCGGCCGGCAACCGGAGACGCACGAGGTGGAGTTGCTCGACGCGGTGAACCGCATGCACGAGGAGAACCCGATGCTGGGCCTGCGGGGCGTGCGCCTGGGACTGGTGGTTCCGGGTCTGGTCGCCATGCAGGTACGAGCCGTCGCCGAGGCCGTCGTGACCCGTACGCGGGCCGGTGGCGCACCACGCGCCGAGATCATGGTGCCGCTCGTCGGCGCTGTGGAGGAACTGCGCATCGAGCGCGCGGAAGTCGAGCGGGTGCTCGCAGAGGTGTCCGAGGAGTCCGGCGTCCCCGTGCGGTGCCCGGTCGGCACGATGATCGAACTGCCCCGCGCCGCGCTCACCGCCGGCCGGATCGCCGAGGAGGCGGAGTTCTTCTCCTTCGGTACGAACGACCTGACCCAGACCACCTGGGGCTTCTCCCGCGACGACGTCGAGGCGGCCTTCTTCTCCGCCTACCTCGACAAGGGCGTCTTCCCGGCCTCGCCCTTCGAGACCATCGACCGTGACGGCGTGGGCCGCCTGGTCCGGATCGCCGTCGACGAAGGCCGGGCCACGCGCCCCGACCTGAAGATCGGCGTCTGCGGCGAGCACGGCGGCGACCCCGAGTCCGTCCACTTCTTCCACGCCACAGGCCTGGACTACGTCTCCTGCTCGCCGTTCCGGGTCCCGGTGGCCCGGCTGGAAGCAGGTCGGGCCGCTCTGCCCGCGAGCGAGGCAAGTGACAGCCGATGA
- a CDS encoding NADP-dependent oxidoreductase, whose translation MKAFVVEKYGKDGAHAADVPEPAVGDRDVLVRVSAASINPLDKMVRNGEFKQLLKYKRPFVLGHDVAGVVTRVGSAVHGLEVGDEVYARPRDLRIGAFAEFIAIDMDDVAPKPASLTFQEAAAVPLVALAAWQALVDRAHVQPGQKVLIHAGAGGLGSTVIQLARHLGATVATTASADAEKLVRSLGADVVVDYTKEDFSKVLSGYDVVLDSLGGANLEKSLTVLKPGGLAISVVGPPDAAFAKQLGAPSFLGLVMSVLSRKIRKRARALGVRYEFLFMRADGSQLRKLGALYDSGKLHPVVDSTFPFDRTLEALAYVEQGRTKAGKVVVSMAPDND comes from the coding sequence ATGAAGGCATTCGTCGTCGAGAAGTACGGCAAGGACGGCGCGCACGCCGCGGACGTACCCGAGCCCGCGGTCGGAGACCGTGACGTCCTGGTCAGAGTGAGCGCCGCCAGTATCAATCCGCTGGACAAAATGGTCCGCAACGGGGAGTTCAAGCAGCTCCTGAAGTACAAGCGTCCATTCGTGCTCGGCCACGACGTGGCCGGCGTCGTGACGCGGGTCGGCTCCGCCGTACACGGCCTCGAAGTCGGCGACGAGGTCTACGCCCGTCCGCGCGACCTGCGGATCGGCGCCTTCGCGGAGTTCATCGCGATCGACATGGACGACGTCGCTCCCAAGCCGGCCTCCCTCACCTTCCAGGAAGCGGCCGCCGTGCCGCTGGTGGCCCTGGCCGCCTGGCAGGCCCTCGTCGACCGGGCTCACGTGCAGCCGGGGCAGAAGGTACTCATCCACGCCGGTGCCGGTGGCCTCGGCTCGACGGTCATCCAGCTCGCCAGGCACCTCGGCGCCACGGTCGCCACGACCGCGAGCGCCGACGCGGAGAAGCTGGTCAGGAGCCTCGGAGCCGACGTCGTCGTCGATTACACCAAGGAAGACTTCTCGAAGGTGCTGTCCGGCTACGACGTGGTGCTGGATTCCCTGGGCGGAGCGAACCTCGAGAAGTCGCTGACCGTTCTGAAGCCCGGCGGTCTGGCCATCAGTGTCGTCGGTCCGCCGGACGCCGCGTTCGCCAAACAGCTCGGCGCCCCGTCATTCCTGGGCCTGGTCATGAGCGTGCTCAGTCGTAAGATCCGCAAGAGGGCCAGGGCGCTGGGCGTGCGCTACGAGTTCCTGTTCATGCGGGCCGACGGCTCCCAGCTGCGCAAGCTCGGTGCCCTCTACGACAGCGGGAAGCTCCACCCGGTCGTCGACAGCACCTTCCCGTTCGACCGGACGCTCGAGGCTCTGGCGTACGTCGAACAGGGCCGCACCAAGGCCGGCAAGGTCGTGGTCTCGATGGCGCCCGACAACGACTGA
- a CDS encoding pyridoxamine 5'-phosphate oxidase family protein gives MDQDNNHRPTTVEPRRRVELDSVEALRLLGSVSLGRIVFTQHALPTVRPVNHVLDGGDIVIRTHEAAALTSHARQTDGPGVVVAYEADDIAPDTHLGWSVVVTGYARLVTDPAELARYQGMMRPWTEGAMDQAIRIHPDLVTGVLLTADGRPGEV, from the coding sequence ATGGACCAGGACAACAATCACCGGCCGACCACGGTGGAACCACGCCGCCGCGTCGAACTCGACAGTGTCGAGGCGCTTCGCCTGCTGGGCAGCGTTTCTCTGGGGCGGATCGTCTTCACCCAGCACGCCCTGCCGACCGTCCGCCCGGTCAACCACGTCCTGGACGGCGGTGACATCGTCATCCGCACCCACGAGGCCGCGGCCCTGACCTCGCACGCCCGGCAGACCGACGGCCCCGGAGTCGTCGTCGCCTACGAGGCCGACGACATCGCCCCGGACACACATCTGGGCTGGAGCGTGGTGGTGACGGGATACGCCCGCCTGGTGACCGACCCCGCTGAGCTGGCCCGGTATCAGGGGATGATGCGCCCGTGGACGGAAGGGGCCATGGACCAGGCGATTCGCATCCATCCGGACCTGGTCACCGGCGTCCTGCTCACCGCGGACGGCCGCCCGGGCGAGGTCTGA